GACACCGACCGCATCCCCGGCGGCTCCTCCGGTGGCTCCAGCGCCGCGGTCGCCGGGCACCTCGCGCCCTGGTCGATCGGCACCGACACCGGTGGCTCCATCCGGCAGCCCGCCGCCGTCACCGGCCTCGTCGGGCACAAGCCGACCTACGGGTCGGTCTCCCGCTACGGCCTGATCGCCTTCTCCTCCAGCCTGGACCAGGCCGGGCCGATGGCCCGCACGGTGCTGGACGCCGCGGTGATGCACGAGGTCATCGGCGGCCACGACCCGCGCGACTCCACGAGCATCGACACCCCGCTGGCCCGGCTGGCCGACGCCGCCCGCGAGGGGGCTGCCGGCGACCTGCGCGGCGTGCGGATCGGCGTCGTGCGCGAGCTCGGCGGCGAGGGGCACACCGAGGGCTACGAGCCCGGCGTCCTGGCCCGCACCCGCGAGGCGGTCGAGGTGCTGGCCGGGCTGGGCGCCGAGGTCACCGAGGTCTCCTGCCCCTCCTTCGATCTGGCGCTGCCCGCCTACTACCTGATCGCCCCGAGCGAGGCCTCCAGCAACCTGGCCCGCTACGAGGGCGTCCGGTTCGGCCTGCGCGCCGGTGACGACGGCAACCGGGACCTCGACGAGGTCATGGCGCTGACCCGCGAGCAGGGCTTCGGCCCCGAGGTCAAGCGGCGGATCATCCTGGGCACCTACGCGCTGTCCAGCGGCTACTACGACGCCTACTACGGCCAGGCGCAGAAGGTGCGCACGCTGATCACCCGCGACTTCGGCGCGGCCTTCGCCGACGTCGACGTCCTGGTCAGCCCCACCATGCCGACCGTCGCGTTCCCGATCGGTGCCCGGGTCGACGACCCGATCTCGATGTACGCCGCCGACCTGTGCACGCTGCCGGCCAGCCTGGCCGGCCTGCCGGCGATCTCGGTGCCCAGCGGCCTGTCCGACGGGCTGCCCGTCGGGCTGCAGGTCATGGCGCCGGCCCTGGCCGACGAGCGGTGCTACCGGGTCGCCGCCGCGCTGGAGGCCGCGCAGGACGCCGCCCGCGGTCACCGGCTGCTCGACGAGCTGGGCACCCCGGCGGGTGCGGCGTGAACGGGCCCATGAAGGCGGCCTGGGGGCTGACCGCGTTCGTCATCGTCGTCGGTGCGGTGCTGTGGTTGCTGACCGGGCAGGCGATCTTCGCCGTGTTCATCGTGCTCGGCGTGCTGACCGCGATCGGTGCCTGGTTCACCACCCGCAGCGCCGCCACCGGCCCGACCACGCCGTCCCACCCGGAGGAGAAGCCATGACCAGCACCGCCGACCGGCTGGTCGAGTTCGACGACGTCCTGACCCGGTACGAACCGGTCTTCGGCCTGGAGACCCACGTCGAGCTGGGCACCGCCTCCAAGATGTTCTGCGGCTGCGCCACCACCTTCGGTGCCGAGCCCAACACCCACACCTGCCCGGTGTGCCTGGGCATGCCCGGCTCGCTGCCGGTGGCCAACGCCGCCGCCATCGAGGCGACCATCAAGATCGGTCTGGCGCTGGGCTGCCGGATCGCGAGCTGGTCGCGGTTCGCCCGGAAGAACTACTTCTACCCCGACATCCCCAAGGGCTTCCAGACCAGCCAGTACGACGAGCCGCTGTGCGTCGCCGGCCACCTGGACGTCGAGGTCGACGGGACGACGCACCGGGTGGAGATCGAGCGGGTGCACCTGGAGGAGGACACCGGCAAGAACCTGCACGTCGGTGGCGCCACCGGGCGCATCCACGGCGCCGACCACTCGCTGATCGACTTCAACCGGGCCGGCATCCCGCTGGTCGAGATCGTCACCCGCCCGGTGCCCGGCGCCGGCGCGCTGGCCCCGGAGGTGGCGCGCGCCTACGTCACCGAGCTGCGCGAGATCCTCCAGACCCTCGGCGTCTCCGACGTCCGGATGGAGCAGGGCAGCCTGCGCTGCGACGTCAACATCTCGCTCAACCCGGTCGGCGACCTGGAGTGGGGCACCCGCACCGAGACCAAGAACGTGAACTCGCTGCGGTCGGTCGAGCGCGCCGTCCGCTTCGAGATGCGCCGGCAGGCCGCCGTCCTCGACGGCGGTGGGCGGGTCGTGCAGGAGACCCGGCACTTCCACGAGGACACCGGCAGCACCTCGTCGGGGCGCAGCAAGGAGGAGGCGACCGACTACCGGTACTTCCCCGAGCCCGACCTGGTGCCGCTGGCGCCGGACGCCGAGTGGATCGAGAAGCTGCGCGCCGAGCTCCCCGAGCTGCCCGCCGCGCGCCGCACCCGGCTCCAGCAGGAGTGGGGCATCTCCGCCACGGAGATGACCTGGCTGGCCAACGCCGGAGCGCTCGGCCTGGTCGAGCAGACCGTCGCCGCCGGTGCCACCCCGGGTGACGCCCGCAAGTGGTGGCTGGGTGACCTGGCCCGCCGGGCCAACGAGGCCGGCACCGAGCTCGCCGAGCTGGCGATCACCCCGGCGCAGGTGGCCGAGCTGGTCGGGCTGGTCAACGCGGGCACCATCAACGACGGGCTGGCCCGCCAGGTGCTCGACGGCGTGCTCGCCGGCCAGGGCGACCCGGCGCAGGTCGTCGAGGCGCAGGGGCTGGCGGTGATGGGGGAGTCCGACGAGCTGGTCGCCGCCGTCGACGCCGCGATCGCCGGCGCCCCGGACGTCATCGCCAAGGTCAAGGCGGGCAAGGTGCAGGCGCTGGGTGCGCTCGTCGGGGCGGTCATGAAGACCACCCGCGGCAAGGCCGATGCCCCCACCGTGAAGCGGATGCTGGAGGAGCGGGTGCTGGGCTCCTAGCCTGGGGCGGTGGGGCTGCCCGCCGTCGAGCTGCGCCCGCTCCGGCGGGCGGACTTCCCGCTGCTCTGCCGCTGGCTGGCCGAGCCGCTGGTCGCCCGGTGGTGGGACGACGACCCGAGCCCCGCGGCGGTCGAGCGGCAGTACGGCCCCAGCGTCGACGGCACCGACCCGACCGCGGTCTACCTCGGCGTGCACGAGGGGCAGCCGTTCGGGCTGGTCCAGGTGTACGCGTTCGCCGACGAGCCCGAGTCGCTGGCCGAGCTGTCGGCGATCTGCCCGGTGCCTGCGGGGGCGCTGAGCATCGACTACCTGGTCGGTGAACCGGAGGCGCGCGGCTGCGGGCTGGGCGCGGCGATGATCGCCGCCGCCGTCGCCCGCGGCTTCGCCGACCACCCCGGGGCGCAGGACGTGCTCGTGCCGGTGGCGCTGGGCAACGAGGGGTCGTGGCGGGCGCTGCGCCGCGCGGGGGCACGCTGGTACGCCGCCGGAGAGCTGGTGCCGGACAACCCGGTCGACCCGCCCGACCACGTCGTCCACCGCTTCACCCGGTGACCCGGCTCAGAGCGGCGAGCCCGCCGAGGAGGTCGGCGGGAGCACCCGCAGCACCTTGTCGTCGTCCTCGGCCGGTGTGCCCACCCCGTCGCGGTTGGAGGTGGTGATCCACAGCGCGCCCTCGGCGTCCACGGCCACCGAGCGCAGCCGCCCGTAGTCCTCGTCCAGGAACGCTGTCAGCTCCTCGACCGGGACCCGCCCGCCGTCGAGCTCGACGACGTGCACCTGCTGCCCGTCGAGCGCACCCAGGAAGACGTAAGGGCCGGTGACCGCGCAGCCGCCCAGCCCGCCCTCCTCCCCGGGCACCTCGAGCACCGGCGGGATGCCGCCGGGGCCGAAGTCGCCGCCGCCGACGAGGGCGTTGAACTCGTCGGGCCCCTGCAGCGCGTCGTCGGTGGCGTAGAGCTGCTGGTCCCCGCCCTGGCACAGCGCGGTGACGTCCCGGTGCCCGCGGGTGACGATCGGGCCGACGCCGACCGGCTGGCCGAACACGTCCATGGCCAGCACCTTGCCGGCCGGCGATGCCGGGTCGGCTGCCAGCGCCGGCTCCCCGACGTCGCCGGTGCCCACGTACAGGACGCCGTCCGGGCCGAACAGCAGCCCGCCGCCGTTGTGCACCTCTCCGCGGGGGATGCCGGTCAGCACCGGGTTGGGCGTGCCGCCGATCGGGAAGCGCACCACCCGGTTGTCGG
The Modestobacter marinus DNA segment above includes these coding regions:
- the gatA gene encoding Asp-tRNA(Asn)/Glu-tRNA(Gln) amidotransferase subunit GatA — encoded protein: MTGTSSDLTRADVAELSRLLGAGEVSAVEVTRAHLDRIAADDGRLGAYLHVADDAALASAAAVDEARASGAELGPLAGVPVALKDLVVTEGVPTTSGSKILEGWLPPYSATIATRLAEAGTVLLGKTNMDEFAMGSSTENSAYQVTRNPWDTDRIPGGSSGGSSAAVAGHLAPWSIGTDTGGSIRQPAAVTGLVGHKPTYGSVSRYGLIAFSSSLDQAGPMARTVLDAAVMHEVIGGHDPRDSTSIDTPLARLADAAREGAAGDLRGVRIGVVRELGGEGHTEGYEPGVLARTREAVEVLAGLGAEVTEVSCPSFDLALPAYYLIAPSEASSNLARYEGVRFGLRAGDDGNRDLDEVMALTREQGFGPEVKRRIILGTYALSSGYYDAYYGQAQKVRTLITRDFGAAFADVDVLVSPTMPTVAFPIGARVDDPISMYAADLCTLPASLAGLPAISVPSGLSDGLPVGLQVMAPALADERCYRVAAALEAAQDAARGHRLLDELGTPAGAA
- the gatB gene encoding Asp-tRNA(Asn)/Glu-tRNA(Gln) amidotransferase subunit GatB, which translates into the protein MTSTADRLVEFDDVLTRYEPVFGLETHVELGTASKMFCGCATTFGAEPNTHTCPVCLGMPGSLPVANAAAIEATIKIGLALGCRIASWSRFARKNYFYPDIPKGFQTSQYDEPLCVAGHLDVEVDGTTHRVEIERVHLEEDTGKNLHVGGATGRIHGADHSLIDFNRAGIPLVEIVTRPVPGAGALAPEVARAYVTELREILQTLGVSDVRMEQGSLRCDVNISLNPVGDLEWGTRTETKNVNSLRSVERAVRFEMRRQAAVLDGGGRVVQETRHFHEDTGSTSSGRSKEEATDYRYFPEPDLVPLAPDAEWIEKLRAELPELPAARRTRLQQEWGISATEMTWLANAGALGLVEQTVAAGATPGDARKWWLGDLARRANEAGTELAELAITPAQVAELVGLVNAGTINDGLARQVLDGVLAGQGDPAQVVEAQGLAVMGESDELVAAVDAAIAGAPDVIAKVKAGKVQALGALVGAVMKTTRGKADAPTVKRMLEERVLGS
- a CDS encoding GNAT family N-acetyltransferase, which produces MGLPAVELRPLRRADFPLLCRWLAEPLVARWWDDDPSPAAVERQYGPSVDGTDPTAVYLGVHEGQPFGLVQVYAFADEPESLAELSAICPVPAGALSIDYLVGEPEARGCGLGAAMIAAAVARGFADHPGAQDVLVPVALGNEGSWRALRRAGARWYAAGELVPDNPVDPPDHVVHRFTR
- a CDS encoding PQQ-dependent sugar dehydrogenase, which translates into the protein MGRRTAAPGARRRTALLLGGLLLAGCGGGYEPAGPFRDVPQGQPPQVAPPPTTSPIPAPGQPSTPGADDEQAGDPNVVATGLAVPTGLVLLPDGTAVVGERDTGRLLQVFPDGAEPRELMTVPGLDTGGDGGLLGLALSPTFLEDGLFYAYVSTATDNRVVRFPIGGTPNPVLTGIPRGEVHNGGGLLFGPDGVLYVGTGDVGEPALAADPASPAGKVLAMDVFGQPVGVGPIVTRGHRDVTALCQGGDQQLYATDDALQGPDEFNALVGGGDFGPGGIPPVLEVPGEEGGLGGCAVTGPYVFLGALDGQQVHVVELDGGRVPVEELTAFLDEDYGRLRSVAVDAEGALWITTSNRDGVGTPAEDDDKVLRVLPPTSSAGSPL